From the Pseudomonas sp. SORT22 genome, one window contains:
- the fleN gene encoding flagellar synthesis regulator FleN: MGSMHPVQVIAVTGGKGGVGKTNVSVNLSLALAELGRRVMLLDADLGLANVDVLLGLTPKRTLADVIEGRCELRDVLLQGPGGVRIVPAASGTQSMVHLAPAQHAGLIQAFSEIGDNLDVLVIDTAAGIGDSVVSFVRAAQEVLLVVCDEPTSITDAYALIKLLNRDYGMNRFRVLANMAQSPQEGRNLFAKLTKVTDRFLDVALQYVGAVPYDECVRKAVQKQRAVYEAFPRSKCALAFKAIAQKVDSWPLPANPRGHLEFFVERLVQPTSAGPVL, encoded by the coding sequence ATGGGTAGCATGCATCCCGTACAGGTGATCGCCGTGACCGGCGGCAAAGGTGGCGTTGGCAAGACTAACGTGTCAGTGAACCTGTCATTGGCGCTGGCTGAGCTTGGCCGTCGGGTCATGCTGCTGGACGCCGACCTGGGCCTGGCCAACGTTGATGTGCTGCTGGGCCTGACGCCCAAGCGCACCCTGGCCGATGTCATTGAAGGCCGTTGCGAACTGCGCGACGTGCTGCTGCAAGGCCCCGGCGGTGTGCGCATCGTGCCGGCGGCCTCGGGCACGCAGAGCATGGTGCACCTGGCTCCGGCCCAGCACGCCGGCCTGATCCAGGCCTTCAGCGAGATCGGCGACAACCTCGATGTGCTGGTGATCGACACCGCTGCAGGTATCGGTGACTCGGTAGTCAGTTTTGTCCGCGCCGCCCAGGAAGTGCTGCTGGTGGTGTGCGACGAGCCCACTTCGATCACTGACGCCTACGCGCTGATCAAGCTGCTCAACCGCGATTACGGCATGAACCGCTTCCGCGTCCTCGCCAACATGGCCCAGAGCCCTCAGGAAGGGCGCAACCTGTTCGCCAAGTTGACCAAGGTCACTGATCGCTTCCTCGATGTCGCCCTACAATACGTCGGTGCGGTGCCTTACGACGAATGTGTGCGCAAGGCGGTGCAGAAGCAGCGAGCGGTCTATGAAGCCTTCCCGCGTTCCAAGTGCGCGCTGGCATTCAAGGCCATTGCCCAGAAGGTCGATAGCTGGCCGCTGCCTGCCAACCCACGGGGGCACCTGGAGTTCTTCGTCGAGCGCCTGGTGCAACCGACGAGTGCGGGTCCGGTGCTATGA
- the flhF gene encoding flagellar biosynthesis protein FlhF, translating into MQVKRFFAADMRQAMKLVRDELGADAAIIGNRRIAGGVELTAALDYKLSALAPRVPNVELEDELRKTQSRIVTAQAELSSRSESEDGNRQLFAGLPLTASEPLVDPQVEAPAVPAAPAAAPIDPRLFDSMRSELSGLRELLEVQLGSLAWSQLQGNKPQQANLWRRLQRIGLSGPIARELLELTTEIEEPRHAWRMLLAHLARMIQVPEIEPIEEGGVIAMVGPAGMGKTTTLAKLAARYVLKYGAQNLALVSMDSFRIGAQEQLKTLGRILNVSVTHVDPGQSLAQALDPLLRKRVVLIDTAGLQASDPALRMQLETLAGRGIQAKNYLVLATTSQKQVLTAAYHSYKRCGLAGCILTKLDETASLGEVLSLAISHELPVAYLTDGPRIPDDLHLPRRHQLVSRAVSVQMQDEPSEEAMADMFADLYHSSGKRVG; encoded by the coding sequence ATGCAAGTTAAGCGTTTTTTCGCCGCCGATATGCGTCAGGCCATGAAGCTGGTTCGCGATGAGCTGGGGGCCGATGCCGCCATCATTGGCAACCGACGGATTGCTGGCGGTGTCGAGCTGACGGCTGCGCTGGACTACAAGCTGTCCGCCCTGGCGCCACGGGTGCCGAATGTCGAGCTCGAAGACGAGCTGCGCAAGACCCAGTCGCGCATCGTCACCGCCCAGGCCGAGCTGAGCAGCCGTAGCGAGAGCGAAGATGGCAATCGCCAGCTGTTTGCCGGCTTGCCGCTGACCGCTTCCGAGCCGCTGGTCGACCCGCAGGTCGAAGCGCCGGCCGTGCCTGCTGCACCGGCCGCGGCACCCATCGACCCGCGCCTGTTCGACTCGATGCGCTCGGAGCTGTCGGGCCTGCGCGAACTGCTTGAAGTCCAGCTCGGCTCGCTGGCCTGGAGCCAGTTGCAGGGCAACAAGCCGCAGCAGGCCAACCTCTGGCGCCGCCTGCAGCGCATCGGCCTGTCCGGGCCGATTGCCCGCGAACTGCTCGAGCTGACCACCGAAATCGAAGAGCCGCGTCATGCCTGGCGCATGCTCCTGGCGCACCTGGCGCGGATGATCCAGGTGCCGGAAATCGAACCGATCGAAGAAGGCGGTGTCATTGCCATGGTCGGTCCGGCCGGCATGGGCAAGACCACCACCCTGGCCAAGCTCGCCGCGCGCTACGTGCTCAAGTACGGCGCGCAGAACCTGGCCCTGGTGAGCATGGACAGTTTCCGTATCGGCGCCCAGGAGCAGCTCAAGACCCTGGGGCGGATCCTCAACGTTTCGGTTACTCACGTCGACCCGGGCCAGTCGCTGGCCCAGGCCCTCGACCCGCTGCTGCGCAAGCGCGTGGTACTGATCGATACCGCCGGCCTGCAAGCCAGCGACCCGGCGCTGCGCATGCAGCTGGAAACCCTTGCCGGGCGCGGGATTCAGGCCAAGAATTACCTGGTACTGGCAACCACCAGCCAGAAACAGGTGCTGACCGCCGCCTACCACAGCTACAAGCGCTGCGGCCTGGCCGGTTGCATCCTGACCAAGCTAGATGAAACCGCCAGCCTCGGCGAAGTATTGAGCCTGGCAATCAGTCACGAACTGCCGGTGGCCTATCTTACCGATGGCCCGCGCATTCCTGACGACCTGCACCTGCCGCGCCGGCACCAGTTGGTCAGCCGCGCAGTGAGCGTGCAGATGCAGGACGAGCCCAGCGAAGAGGCCATGGCCGACATGTTCGCTGATCTCTACCACAGCTCCGGCAAACGCGTGGGCTGA
- the flhA gene encoding flagellar biosynthesis protein FlhA: MDRSQLINSARSNLVGLGRGNLGVPLLLLVMLAMMMLPIPPFLLDVFFTFNIALSIVVLLVCVYALRPLDFAAFPTILLVATLLRLALNVASTRVVMLHGHDGHEAAGKVIQAFGEVVIGGNYVVGIVVFAILMIINFVVVTKGAGRISEVSARFTLDAMPGKQMAIDADLNAGLIDQAQAKARRAEVAGEAEFYGSMDGASKFVRGDAIAGLLILFINLIGGMAVGMFQHNMTFADAGKVYALLTIGDGLVAQLPSLLLSTAAAIMVTRASGSEDMGKQINRQMFDSPKALAVSAGLMIVMGLVPGMPHIAFLSLGLLAAGGAYLVWRKQNQAKLKALEEVQRQQDLLPSPQRAMETKELGWDDVTPIDMIGLEVGYRLIPLVDRNQGGQLLARIKGVRKKLSQDLGFLMPTVHIRDNLDLAPSAYRLTLMGVILAEAEIYPDRELAINPGQVFGTLNGIAARDPAFGLEAVWIDVNQRSQAQSLGYTVVDASTVVATHLNQILHKHCHELIGHEEVQQLLQVLAKASPKLAEELVPGVISLSGLLKVLQALLAEQVPVRDIRSIAEAIANNPGKSQDTAALVAVVRVGLCRAIVQSIVGVESELPVITLEPRLEQILLNSLQRAGQGQEDGVLLEPSMAEKLQRSLIEAAQRQEMQGQPAILLVAGPVRAMLSRFGRLAVPNLHVLAYQEIPDNKQVTIVATVGPNG, translated from the coding sequence GTGGATCGCTCTCAGTTAATCAACAGTGCCCGTAGCAACCTGGTCGGTCTAGGCCGGGGTAACCTGGGTGTGCCGCTGTTGCTGCTGGTGATGCTGGCAATGATGATGTTGCCGATCCCGCCGTTTTTGCTCGACGTGTTCTTCACCTTCAACATCGCCTTGTCGATCGTGGTCCTGCTGGTCTGCGTCTACGCCCTGCGCCCGCTGGACTTCGCCGCGTTCCCGACCATCCTGCTGGTGGCGACGCTGTTGCGCCTGGCGCTCAACGTGGCGTCCACGCGGGTGGTGATGCTCCACGGCCATGACGGCCACGAGGCCGCCGGTAAGGTGATCCAGGCCTTCGGCGAGGTGGTGATCGGCGGTAACTACGTGGTCGGTATCGTCGTCTTCGCGATCCTGATGATCATCAACTTCGTGGTGGTCACCAAAGGTGCCGGGCGTATTTCCGAAGTGAGCGCGCGCTTCACCCTCGACGCCATGCCCGGCAAGCAGATGGCCATCGACGCCGACCTCAACGCCGGCCTGATCGACCAGGCCCAGGCCAAGGCGCGGCGCGCCGAAGTGGCCGGCGAGGCCGAGTTCTATGGTTCGATGGACGGTGCCAGCAAGTTTGTTCGCGGTGACGCCATCGCCGGCCTGTTGATCCTGTTCATCAACCTGATCGGCGGCATGGCCGTCGGTATGTTCCAGCACAACATGACCTTTGCCGACGCCGGCAAGGTCTATGCACTGTTGACCATCGGTGACGGTTTGGTGGCGCAGTTGCCCTCGCTGTTGCTGTCCACCGCGGCGGCGATCATGGTTACCCGCGCCTCGGGCTCCGAGGACATGGGCAAGCAGATCAACCGGCAGATGTTCGATTCGCCCAAGGCCCTGGCGGTGTCGGCTGGCCTGATGATCGTCATGGGCCTGGTGCCGGGCATGCCGCACATCGCCTTCCTGAGCCTCGGCCTGCTGGCCGCCGGCGGCGCCTACCTGGTGTGGCGCAAGCAGAACCAGGCCAAGCTCAAGGCCCTGGAAGAGGTGCAGCGCCAGCAGGACCTGCTGCCATCGCCACAGCGCGCGATGGAAACCAAGGAGCTGGGCTGGGATGACGTCACCCCGATCGACATGATCGGCCTAGAGGTCGGCTACCGGCTGATTCCGCTGGTCGATCGCAACCAGGGCGGCCAGTTGCTGGCGCGGATCAAGGGCGTGCGCAAGAAGCTGTCCCAGGACCTGGGTTTTCTTATGCCCACGGTGCACATTCGCGACAACCTCGATCTGGCGCCCAGTGCCTACCGCCTGACCCTGATGGGGGTGATCCTGGCCGAGGCCGAGATCTACCCGGACCGCGAGCTTGCGATCAACCCGGGGCAGGTGTTCGGTACCCTCAATGGTATTGCCGCCCGCGATCCGGCCTTTGGCCTGGAAGCGGTGTGGATCGACGTCAACCAGCGCAGCCAGGCGCAGTCGCTGGGCTACACGGTGGTGGACGCCAGTACGGTGGTCGCCACCCACCTCAACCAGATTCTGCACAAGCACTGCCATGAGCTGATCGGCCACGAAGAAGTGCAGCAACTGCTGCAGGTGCTGGCCAAGGCTTCGCCCAAGCTTGCCGAAGAGCTGGTGCCGGGCGTCATTTCCTTGTCGGGCCTGCTCAAAGTGCTGCAGGCATTGCTCGCCGAGCAGGTTCCGGTGCGTGACATTCGCAGCATTGCCGAAGCCATCGCCAACAACCCGGGCAAGAGTCAAGATACCGCCGCGCTGGTGGCGGTGGTGCGCGTCGGATTGTGTCGCGCTATCGTGCAAAGCATTGTCGGCGTTGAGTCCGAGCTGCCTGTGATCACCCTTGAGCCAAGATTGGAACAGATTTTGCTCAATAGTTTGCAAAGGGCTGGGCAAGGCCAGGAAGACGGTGTTCTTCTGGAGCCGAGCATGGCCGAAAAGCTTCAGCGTTCGTTGATCGAAGCCGCCCAGCGTCAGGAGATGCAAGGGCAGCCGGCGATCCTCCTGGTCGCAGGACCGGTACGAGCCATGCTGTCGCGCTTCGGTCGCCTGGCTGTACCGAATTTGCATGTTTTGGCGTATCAGGAAATACCTGACAACAAGCAAGTTACCATCGTCGCCACAGTGGGCCCGAACGGCTGA
- the flhB gene encoding flagellar biosynthesis protein FlhB translates to MAESESGQDKTEDPTDKRKKDAREKGEIARSKELNTVAVTLAGAGALLAFGGGLAQTLMELMRINFSLSREVLIDERSMGIFLMASGKMALLATQPVLLVLLIAAIIGPVSLGGFLFSSSSLAPKFSRMNPLSGIKRMFSVNALSELLKALAKFFMILIVALTVLSADRDDLLAIANEPLEQAIIHSVQVVGWSALWMAAGLLIIAAVDVPIQLWQAHKKLLMTKQEVRDEYKDSEGKPEVKQRIRQLQREASQRRMMAAIPEADVIITNPTHYAVALKYDPEKGAAPLLLAKGADFIALKIREIANEHKIQVLESPALARSIYYSTELEEEIPAGLYLAVAQVLAYVYQIRQYRAGKGKPPEPLKDLPIPPDLRRDS, encoded by the coding sequence ATGGCAGAAAGCGAAAGCGGTCAGGACAAAACAGAAGACCCCACCGACAAGCGCAAGAAGGACGCGCGCGAGAAGGGCGAGATTGCCCGTTCCAAGGAGCTCAACACGGTCGCGGTGACCCTGGCGGGCGCTGGAGCGCTGCTGGCGTTTGGCGGTGGCCTGGCGCAAACCCTGATGGAGCTGATGCGCATCAATTTCAGCTTGTCCCGCGAGGTGCTCATCGATGAGCGGTCCATGGGCATTTTCCTCATGGCCTCCGGCAAGATGGCCTTGCTCGCGACTCAGCCGGTATTGCTGGTGCTGCTGATTGCGGCAATCATCGGCCCGGTGTCGCTGGGGGGGTTCCTGTTTTCCAGCAGCTCCCTGGCACCGAAGTTCAGCCGCATGAACCCGCTATCGGGGATCAAGCGGATGTTCTCGGTCAACGCCTTGTCCGAGCTGCTCAAGGCGCTGGCCAAGTTCTTCATGATTCTGATCGTCGCCCTGACGGTGTTGTCGGCTGATCGCGATGACCTGCTGGCGATTGCCAACGAGCCGCTGGAGCAGGCGATCATCCATAGCGTCCAGGTAGTTGGCTGGAGTGCGCTGTGGATGGCAGCGGGGCTGTTGATCATTGCCGCGGTGGACGTGCCGATCCAGCTCTGGCAGGCGCACAAGAAGCTGCTGATGACCAAGCAAGAGGTGCGCGACGAGTACAAGGACTCCGAAGGCAAGCCCGAGGTCAAGCAGCGCATTCGCCAACTGCAGCGCGAGGCTTCGCAGCGGCGGATGATGGCGGCGATTCCCGAGGCTGACGTGATCATCACCAACCCGACCCACTATGCCGTGGCGCTCAAGTACGACCCGGAGAAGGGCGCGGCGCCGCTGCTGCTGGCCAAGGGTGCCGACTTCATAGCCCTGAAAATTCGCGAGATCGCCAACGAGCACAAGATCCAGGTGCTCGAATCGCCGGCGCTGGCGCGTTCGATCTACTACTCCACCGAGCTTGAAGAAGAGATTCCTGCCGGTTTGTACCTGGCAGTGGCCCAGGTGCTGGCCTACGTCTACCAGATCCGCCAGTATCGCGCCGGCAAGGGCAAGCCGCCGGAGCCGCTCAAGGATCTGCCGATCCCGCCGGATTTGCGTCGCGATTCCTGA
- the fliR gene encoding flagellar biosynthetic protein FliR: MLELTDAQIGAWVASFILPLIRVTAVLMTMPIFGTTLVPTRIRMYFALAITVVIVPGLPPMPVVESLDLRAMLLVAEQIIIGAVFGMALQLFFQIFVIAGQIVAIQMGMAFASMVDPANGVNVAVVSQFLTMLVTLLFLAINGHLVVFEVLTESFTTLPVGGGVLVNHFWDLAGRLGWVLGAAMLLVLPAVTALLVVNIAFGVMTRAAPQLNIFSIGFPLTLVLGMVIFWITLADILPHYQSLASEALQWLRELARAR, from the coding sequence ATGCTTGAGCTGACCGACGCGCAGATCGGCGCCTGGGTGGCCAGTTTCATTCTGCCGTTGATTCGCGTCACGGCGGTGCTGATGACCATGCCTATTTTCGGTACCACCCTGGTGCCGACACGTATCCGCATGTATTTCGCTCTGGCAATCACCGTGGTCATCGTTCCCGGCCTGCCGCCGATGCCGGTGGTCGAATCGCTGGATCTCAGGGCAATGTTGCTGGTGGCCGAGCAGATCATCATTGGCGCCGTGTTTGGTATGGCGCTGCAACTGTTCTTCCAGATTTTCGTGATCGCCGGGCAGATCGTCGCAATCCAGATGGGCATGGCCTTCGCCTCCATGGTCGATCCGGCCAACGGTGTCAACGTGGCGGTGGTCAGCCAGTTCCTGACCATGCTGGTGACCTTGCTGTTCCTTGCCATCAACGGCCATCTGGTGGTCTTCGAAGTGCTGACCGAGAGCTTTACCACCTTGCCGGTGGGCGGCGGTGTGCTGGTCAATCATTTCTGGGACCTGGCCGGGCGCCTGGGTTGGGTGCTGGGTGCAGCCATGCTGTTGGTATTGCCGGCGGTGACCGCGTTGCTGGTGGTCAACATTGCCTTTGGCGTGATGACCCGGGCGGCGCCGCAGTTGAACATCTTTTCCATCGGTTTTCCGCTGACCCTGGTGCTGGGGATGGTGATCTTCTGGATCACCCTGGCCGATATTCTTCCTCACTATCAGTCACTGGCTTCCGAAGCCTTGCAGTGGCTGCGTGAACTGGCACGGGCGCGCTGA
- the fliQ gene encoding flagellar biosynthesis protein FliQ, which translates to MTPEVAVDLFRDALWLTTLMVAILVVPSLLVGLIVAMFQAATQINEQTLSFLPRLLVMLVTLIVVGPWLVQKFMEYILSLYGSIPQLIG; encoded by the coding sequence ATGACCCCTGAAGTGGCTGTCGACCTGTTTCGCGATGCGTTGTGGCTGACCACCTTGATGGTTGCCATCCTGGTGGTGCCGAGCCTGCTGGTGGGGCTGATCGTGGCGATGTTCCAGGCTGCCACGCAGATCAACGAACAGACCCTGAGCTTCCTGCCGCGCCTGCTGGTGATGTTGGTGACGCTGATCGTGGTCGGCCCGTGGCTGGTGCAGAAATTCATGGAATACATTCTGTCGTTGTACGGCAGCATTCCGCAGCTGATCGGCTGA
- the fliP gene encoding flagellar type III secretion system pore protein FliP (The bacterial flagellar biogenesis protein FliP forms a type III secretion system (T3SS)-type pore required for flagellar assembly.): MGALRMMLTLLLMLAAPLALAADPLSIPAITLSSGADGQQEYSVSLQILLIMTALSFIPAFVVLMTSFTRIIIVFSILRQALGLQQTPSNQILNGMALFLTLFIMAPVFDRINQEAVQPYLAEKLSAQDAISKAQAPLKNFMLAQTRESDLDLFMRLSKRTDIASPDQAPLTILVPAFVTSELKTAFQIGFMIFIPFLIIDLVVASVLMAMGMMMLSPLIISLPFKIMLFVLVDGWALIMGTLAGSFGGV; this comes from the coding sequence ATGGGCGCGTTGCGCATGATGTTGACGCTGCTGCTGATGCTGGCGGCGCCGCTGGCCCTGGCGGCTGATCCACTGTCGATCCCGGCGATCACCCTGTCCAGCGGGGCCGACGGCCAGCAGGAGTATTCGGTCAGCCTGCAGATCCTGCTGATCATGACCGCGCTGAGTTTCATCCCGGCGTTCGTCGTGCTGATGACCAGCTTTACCCGCATCATCATTGTCTTTTCCATTCTGCGCCAGGCCCTGGGCCTGCAGCAGACGCCGTCGAACCAGATCCTCAACGGCATGGCGCTGTTCCTGACCCTGTTCATCATGGCGCCGGTGTTCGACCGCATCAATCAGGAGGCCGTGCAGCCCTACCTGGCCGAGAAGCTCAGCGCCCAGGATGCGATCAGCAAGGCCCAGGCGCCGTTGAAGAACTTCATGCTGGCGCAGACCCGCGAAAGCGATCTGGACCTGTTCATGCGCCTGTCCAAGCGCACCGACATCGCCAGCCCCGATCAGGCGCCATTGACCATCCTGGTGCCGGCCTTCGTCACCTCGGAGCTCAAGACCGCGTTCCAGATCGGCTTCATGATCTTCATCCCGTTCCTGATCATCGACCTGGTGGTCGCCAGTGTGCTGATGGCCATGGGTATGATGATGTTGTCGCCGCTGATCATCTCGTTGCCGTTCAAGATCATGCTGTTCGTCCTGGTCGATGGCTGGGCGCTGATCATGGGTACCCTGGCCGGCAGTTTCGGCGGCGTCTGA
- the fliO gene encoding flagellar biosynthetic protein FliO — translation MDVALAATQPAAAVVAPASSGSAAGQLTQLVLGLLLVLGLIFVLAWLLRRVQNAAPGSGQVIEILGSRSLGPRDRLLLIQVGKEQILIGHSPGTIEALHVMAEPVEVPASARQATPEFAQRLMELMGKDQKGRS, via the coding sequence GTGGATGTCGCCCTGGCTGCCACGCAGCCGGCGGCTGCGGTAGTGGCACCGGCAAGCAGTGGCAGCGCGGCAGGGCAGTTGACCCAGCTGGTGCTGGGGCTGCTGCTGGTGCTGGGGTTGATCTTCGTCCTCGCCTGGCTGCTGCGCCGGGTGCAGAACGCCGCGCCCGGCAGTGGCCAGGTGATCGAGATCCTCGGTAGCCGTTCGCTGGGGCCGCGTGATCGGCTGTTGCTGATCCAGGTCGGCAAGGAGCAGATCCTCATCGGCCATTCGCCAGGCACCATCGAGGCCTTGCATGTCATGGCCGAGCCGGTTGAAGTGCCCGCCAGTGCGCGCCAGGCAACACCAGAATTCGCCCAGCGGCTGATGGAGCTGATGGGCAAGGATCAGAAGGGAAGGTCGTGA
- the fliN gene encoding flagellar motor switch protein FliN, whose translation MANENDITSPEDQALADEWAAALEETGDAGQSDIDALLAADSAASAPASSRLAMEEFGSSPRSNEQVTLDGPNLDVILDIPVSISMEVGSTEINIRNLLQLNQGSVIELDRLAGEPLDVLVNGTLIAHGEVVVVNEKFGIRLTDVISPSERIKKLR comes from the coding sequence ATGGCTAACGAAAACGACATCACCTCCCCGGAGGACCAGGCCCTGGCCGATGAATGGGCTGCGGCCCTGGAAGAAACCGGCGATGCCGGCCAGTCCGACATCGACGCCTTGCTCGCTGCCGATAGCGCCGCCAGCGCACCGGCGTCCAGCCGCCTGGCCATGGAAGAGTTCGGCAGTTCGCCGCGCAGCAACGAACAGGTCACCCTCGATGGTCCGAACCTGGATGTGATCCTGGATATTCCGGTGAGCATTTCCATGGAGGTCGGCAGTACCGAGATCAACATCCGCAACCTGCTGCAACTCAACCAGGGTTCGGTGATCGAGCTCGACCGCCTGGCCGGCGAGCCGCTGGACGTGCTGGTCAACGGCACTCTGATTGCGCACGGCGAAGTGGTGGTGGTCAACGAAAAGTTCGGCATCCGCCTGACGGACGTGATCAGCCCGAGCGAACGCATCAAGAAGCTGCGCTGA
- the fliM gene encoding flagellar motor switch protein FliM, which yields MAVQDLLSQDEIDALLHGVDDGLVQTESNAEPGSVKSYDLTSQDRIVRGRMPTLEMINERFARYTRISMFNLLRRSADVAVGGVQVMKFGEYVHSLYVPTSLNLVKIKPLRGTSLFILDAKLVFKLVDNFFGGDGRHAKIEGREFTPTELRVVRMVLDQAFVDLKEAWQAIMPVNFEYINSEVNPAMANIVGPSEAVVVSTFHIELDGGGGDLHVTMPYSMIEPVREMLDAGFQSDLDDQDERWIKALREDVLDVSVPLSATVARRQLKLRDILHMQPGDVIPVELPDELILRANGVPSFKAKLGSHKGTLALQIIDPIERR from the coding sequence ATGGCCGTGCAGGACCTGCTGTCCCAGGATGAAATCGATGCTTTGCTGCATGGCGTCGACGATGGTCTGGTGCAAACCGAAAGCAATGCCGAGCCCGGCAGTGTCAAAAGTTATGACCTGACCAGCCAGGATCGGATCGTCCGCGGTCGCATGCCGACCCTGGAAATGATCAACGAGCGGTTTGCCCGCTATACCCGCATCAGTATGTTCAACCTGCTGCGCCGCTCTGCGGACGTGGCGGTCGGCGGCGTGCAGGTGATGAAGTTCGGCGAGTACGTGCATTCGCTGTACGTGCCCACCAGCCTCAACCTGGTGAAGATCAAGCCGTTGCGCGGTACCTCGCTGTTCATCCTCGACGCCAAGCTGGTGTTCAAGCTGGTGGATAACTTCTTTGGTGGCGACGGTCGTCACGCCAAGATCGAAGGTCGCGAGTTCACCCCGACCGAGTTGCGCGTGGTGCGCATGGTCCTCGACCAGGCCTTCGTTGACCTCAAGGAGGCCTGGCAGGCGATCATGCCGGTCAACTTCGAGTACATCAACTCCGAGGTCAACCCGGCCATGGCCAACATCGTCGGGCCGAGCGAGGCGGTGGTGGTTTCGACCTTTCACATCGAGCTCGATGGCGGTGGCGGCGACCTGCACGTGACCATGCCGTACTCGATGATCGAGCCGGTGCGCGAGATGCTCGATGCCGGTTTCCAGTCCGATCTGGACGACCAGGACGAGCGCTGGATCAAGGCCCTGCGCGAAGACGTGCTGGACGTCAGCGTGCCGCTCAGCGCCACGGTTGCCCGTCGCCAGCTGAAGCTGCGCGACATCCTGCACATGCAGCCGGGCGATGTGATTCCGGTCGAGCTGCCGGATGAGCTGATCCTGCGGGCCAACGGCGTGCCGTCGTTCAAGGCCAAGCTGGGTTCGCACAAGGGCACCCTGGCCCTGCAGATTATCGATCCGATCGAGCGCCGCTGA
- the fliL gene encoding flagellar basal body-associated protein FliL, which yields MAKSEAEKDPAATGKLKLILLLVLALLLAIGLSVGATWFFLHKSEDKPAVDPALANLKPAAIYEPLAPAFVVNFNQNGRQRYMQVSITMQGRDQAALDALKVHMPVIRNNLVMMFSGQGFDTLSSPVGQEMLRQKATASVQEVAQKEVGKPVIDQLLFTNFVLQ from the coding sequence ATGGCGAAGAGCGAAGCAGAGAAAGACCCCGCCGCTACAGGCAAACTCAAGCTGATCCTGCTGTTGGTGCTGGCATTGCTGCTTGCCATCGGCCTGTCGGTCGGCGCCACCTGGTTCTTCCTGCACAAGTCCGAGGATAAGCCTGCGGTCGATCCGGCCCTGGCCAACCTCAAGCCGGCAGCGATCTACGAGCCGCTGGCACCGGCCTTCGTGGTCAACTTCAACCAGAACGGCCGCCAGCGCTACATGCAGGTGAGCATCACCATGCAGGGGCGTGACCAGGCAGCGCTGGATGCCCTCAAGGTGCATATGCCGGTGATTCGCAACAACCTGGTCATGATGTTCTCGGGCCAGGGCTTCGACACCCTGTCCAGCCCGGTCGGCCAGGAAATGCTGCGCCAGAAGGCCACTGCCAGTGTCCAGGAAGTGGCGCAGAAGGAAGTCGGCAAGCCGGTCATCGACCAGTTGCTGTTCACCAATTTCGTATTGCAGTAG